A portion of the Bacteroides faecium genome contains these proteins:
- a CDS encoding M20 family metallopeptidase → MKKKPMIVLTSAFLLLSAFSCGGGNKANSTNEQSEKVVVNVPQFDADSAYLYVKNQVDFGPRVPNTKEHVACGNYLAKQLKDFGAQVTDQYADLIAYDGTLLKARNIIGSYKPESKKRIALFAHWDTRPWADNDPDEKNHKTPILGANDGASGVGALLEIARLVNQQQPELGIDIIFLDAEDYGAHDQNNEESWCLGAQYWARNPHVQGYNARFGILLDMVGGKNTVFLKESYSEQFAPDINKKVWKAAKKLGYGKMFIDEDGGGVTDDHLFINRLARIKTIDIIASDPEGGFTPTWHTLTDNMEHIDKNTLKAVGQTVMEVIYNEK, encoded by the coding sequence ATGAAAAAGAAACCTATGATAGTATTGACAAGCGCCTTTTTGTTGTTATCGGCTTTCTCTTGCGGAGGCGGCAACAAGGCAAATAGTACAAATGAACAAAGCGAGAAGGTAGTCGTGAACGTACCACAGTTTGATGCGGACAGTGCTTATCTGTATGTAAAGAATCAGGTGGATTTCGGACCTCGTGTGCCTAATACGAAGGAGCACGTTGCTTGTGGAAATTATTTGGCCAAGCAGTTGAAAGATTTCGGTGCGCAGGTGACCGACCAGTATGCTGACCTGATAGCTTATGACGGAACTTTGCTGAAAGCGCGGAATATCATCGGTTCTTATAAGCCGGAAAGCAAGAAAAGAATAGCTTTGTTTGCGCATTGGGATACTCGTCCCTGGGCTGACAACGATCCTGATGAAAAGAACCATAAGACGCCTATTCTGGGTGCGAATGATGGAGCAAGCGGGGTGGGAGCTTTGTTGGAAATCGCCCGTTTGGTTAATCAACAGCAACCGGAACTGGGTATTGATATTATTTTCCTTGACGCGGAAGATTATGGAGCGCACGACCAGAATAATGAAGAATCATGGTGTCTGGGAGCACAGTATTGGGCGCGTAACCCTCATGTGCAGGGATATAATGCCCGTTTCGGCATACTGCTCGATATGGTGGGCGGTAAAAATACCGTTTTCCTGAAAGAATCATATTCAGAACAGTTTGCGCCGGACATCAACAAGAAAGTCTGGAAAGCAGCCAAGAAACTGGGATATGGCAAAATGTTCATTGATGAAGACGGCGGAGGAGTGACGGACGATCATTTGTTTATCAACCGCCTGGCACGTATCAAAACGATTGATATCATAGCTTCTGATCCCGAAGGTGGATTTACTCCTACCTGGCATACGCTTACGGATAACATGGAGCATATTGATAAAAATACATTGAAAGCAGTCGGACAGACTGTAATGGAAGTAATCTATAACGAGAAATAA
- a CDS encoding S66 peptidase family protein has product MDIQFPPFLQKGDKVVIVSPSSKIDKQFLKGARKRIESWGLKVAIGKHAGGSSGRYAGTIKQRLKDLQDAMDDPDVKAILCSRGGYGAVHLIDKIDFTAFYEHPKWLLGFSDITALHNLFQKNGYASLHSLMARHLTVEPEDDPCTSYLKNILFGNLPVYTCEKHKLNKQGSAQGILHGGNMAVAYGLRGTPYDIPAEGTVLFIEDVSERPHAIERMMYNLKLGGVLEKLSGLIIGQFTEYEEDRSLGKELYAALADLVKEYDYPVCFNFPVGHVTHNLPLVNGAKVELTVGKKNVELKFIC; this is encoded by the coding sequence ATGGATATTCAATTTCCCCCCTTTTTGCAGAAGGGTGATAAAGTAGTCATCGTGTCGCCTTCCAGCAAGATAGACAAGCAATTTCTGAAAGGAGCCAGGAAACGGATCGAGTCATGGGGCTTGAAGGTTGCCATCGGAAAGCATGCCGGCGGTTCTTCCGGAAGATATGCCGGAACAATCAAGCAGCGTCTTAAAGACTTGCAGGATGCGATGGATGATCCGGACGTGAAAGCTATTCTTTGCAGCCGCGGGGGATATGGAGCGGTGCATTTGATAGATAAGATTGATTTCACGGCTTTTTATGAGCACCCGAAATGGTTGCTTGGGTTCAGTGACATCACGGCGTTGCACAATCTGTTTCAGAAAAACGGATACGCATCCTTGCATTCATTGATGGCACGCCATCTTACAGTGGAGCCGGAAGATGACCCGTGTACTTCGTATCTAAAGAATATCCTGTTCGGCAACCTGCCTGTTTATACTTGCGAAAAGCATAAACTGAATAAGCAGGGGAGCGCACAAGGCATTTTGCATGGTGGAAACATGGCAGTGGCTTACGGTCTGCGGGGGACTCCTTATGATATTCCGGCGGAAGGTACGGTGCTGTTTATAGAAGACGTCAGCGAACGGCCTCATGCCATTGAACGTATGATGTACAATCTGAAACTGGGGGGTGTGCTCGAAAAATTGTCCGGGCTTATTATCGGGCAGTTTACTGAATATGAGGAAGATCGCTCTTTGGGGAAAGAGTTATACGCAGCCTTGGCGGATTTGGTGAAAGAGTATGATTATCCCGTTTGTTTTAATTTTCCGGTGGGGCATGTCACTCATAATTTACCGCTTGTCAATGGTGCAAAAGTGGAACTCACGGTCGGAAAGAAAAATGTCGAATTAAAGTTTATTTGTTAA
- a CDS encoding glycoside hydrolase family 16 protein, with product MKQFKNLLFISLILLCWLLASCKTSKTPSGWTLAWEENFNQKKDFDLKVWSKIPRGKSDWNNYMTDFDSCYSMRKGKLVLRGIANHTQRNDTAPYLTGGVYTKGKKAFDSGRIEICAKLNAAKGAWPAIWMLPEKAAWPSGGEIDIMERLNYDSIAYQTVHSHYTYTLGIKDNPPSHSTGVIHPERYNVFAVEMSPDSLSFYVNDVHTFTYPRIQTKEEGQFPFNQPFYLLIDMQLGGSWVGAVEPEDLPVEMEVDWVRFYQRKSTK from the coding sequence ATGAAACAGTTTAAAAATCTATTATTTATTAGCTTGATTCTCCTTTGTTGGTTGCTTGCGTCCTGCAAAACATCCAAAACTCCGTCCGGATGGACCTTGGCCTGGGAAGAGAATTTCAATCAGAAAAAGGATTTCGATTTGAAGGTATGGAGCAAGATTCCGCGGGGAAAATCCGACTGGAATAACTATATGACCGACTTTGATTCTTGTTATTCCATGCGTAAAGGCAAATTGGTACTGCGAGGTATCGCCAATCATACACAGCGCAATGATACTGCTCCCTATTTGACAGGCGGTGTCTATACGAAAGGTAAGAAAGCTTTTGATAGCGGGCGTATCGAGATTTGTGCCAAGTTGAATGCTGCCAAAGGAGCATGGCCTGCCATCTGGATGCTACCGGAAAAAGCTGCTTGGCCGTCGGGTGGCGAAATTGACATCATGGAACGTTTGAATTACGATTCCATAGCCTATCAGACGGTACATTCTCATTATACCTATACGTTGGGCATCAAGGATAATCCGCCGTCACATTCTACCGGAGTGATTCATCCGGAGAGGTACAATGTTTTTGCCGTCGAGATGTCTCCGGACAGTCTTTCATTTTATGTCAATGACGTACATACATTCACATATCCTCGCATACAAACAAAAGAAGAAGGACAATTCCCCTTCAACCAACCTTTTTATCTGCTGATTGACATGCAGTTGGGTGGTTCGTGGGTAGGAGCTGTCGAACCTGAAGACCTGCCGGTGGAGATGGAAGTGGACTGGGTACGTTTTTATCAGCGAAAGTCAACAAAATAG
- a CDS encoding phosphate acyltransferase: MEPILNFAQLTEHLRKLNHRKRIAVVCANDPNTEYAITRALEEGIAEFLMIGDSAILEKYPTLKQYPEYVKTIHIEDSDEAAREAVRIVREGGADILMKGIINTDNLLHAILDKEKGLLPKGKILTHLAVMEIPTYHKLLFFSDAAVIPRPTLQQRIEMIWYAICTCRHFGIEQPRVALIHCTEKVSAKFPHSLDYVNIVELAEAGEFGNVIIDGPLDVRTACEQASGDIKGIVSPINGQADVLIFPNIESGNAFYKSVSLFANAEMAGLLQGPVCPVVLPSRSDSGLSKYYSIAMACLQVSGDCECRKQVLNQGNNS, from the coding sequence ATGGAACCTATTCTAAATTTTGCCCAACTCACAGAACACCTCAGGAAACTAAACCACAGAAAACGGATTGCCGTGGTTTGTGCCAATGATCCTAATACCGAGTATGCGATTACGCGTGCTTTGGAAGAGGGGATTGCGGAGTTTCTGATGATTGGAGACTCGGCTATCCTTGAGAAATACCCTACGCTCAAGCAATATCCGGAATACGTGAAAACCATCCATATAGAAGATTCGGACGAAGCGGCGCGCGAAGCCGTACGTATCGTTCGTGAGGGCGGAGCGGATATTTTAATGAAAGGAATCATCAATACGGACAACTTATTGCATGCCATACTCGACAAAGAAAAAGGACTGCTTCCGAAAGGGAAAATCCTCACGCATCTGGCAGTGATGGAAATTCCGACTTATCATAAATTACTTTTCTTCTCGGATGCGGCGGTAATCCCACGTCCTACCTTACAGCAACGTATAGAAATGATCTGGTATGCCATTTGTACCTGCCGGCACTTCGGCATTGAACAACCACGCGTGGCATTGATTCACTGCACGGAGAAAGTAAGCGCGAAGTTCCCTCATTCATTGGATTATGTGAATATTGTGGAATTAGCTGAAGCCGGAGAGTTCGGAAACGTCATTATCGACGGGCCGCTGGATGTACGTACGGCTTGCGAGCAGGCAAGCGGGGATATAAAAGGTATTGTATCTCCTATCAACGGACAGGCAGATGTGCTTATATTCCCTAATATAGAATCTGGAAATGCTTTTTACAAGTCTGTTTCTTTGTTTGCCAATGCAGAAATGGCAGGATTGCTGCAAGGTCCTGTTTGTCCCGTAGTCCTTCCGTCACGTAGTGATTCGGGATTGTCCAAATATTACAGTATAGCCATGGCATGCCTGCAAGTGTCAGGGGATTGCGAGTGCAGAAAGCAGGTGCTTAATCAAGGTAATAATTCATAA